From the Nodularia sp. NIES-3585 genome, one window contains:
- a CDS encoding Dethiobiotin synthetase — translation MNYETARQLLVAQTLTTDENPDALLMRMKLGKPPVPGQITSILLALKVVFEAMKDAPNLDRELAFALYQLGVKAQQIFVAGRKAGVDWPPLLKEDLLRISLATESIFSGVWQTPSPVGLGGL, via the coding sequence ATGAATTACGAAACAGCTCGCCAACTCCTCGTAGCCCAGACACTAACAACTGATGAAAACCCAGATGCTTTGTTAATGCGAATGAAGCTAGGAAAACCACCAGTACCCGGTCAGATAACCTCAATTTTGTTAGCCTTGAAAGTGGTGTTTGAAGCTATGAAAGACGCACCCAACCTCGACCGAGAATTAGCCTTTGCCCTTTATCAGTTGGGTGTAAAGGCACAACAAATATTTGTAGCGGGACGCAAAGCTGGGGTTGATTGGCCACCTCTGCTCAAAGAAGATTTGCTGAGAATTTCCCTAGCGACTGAAAGCATCTTTTCTGGTGTCTGGCAAACCCCATCTCCTGTAGGATTAGGAGGATTATAG
- the crtD gene encoding C-3',4' desaturase CrtD, which produces MPNISTHKTKSRVAVIGAGIGGLTAAALLAHRGYSVLVLDQALVPGGCASTFQRRGFTFDVGATQVAGLEPGGIHHRIFSELGIDLPAATPCDPACAVYLPGESTPINVWRDQKKWREERQKQFPGSEPFWQMMAVLFEASWQFQGRDPVLPPRSLWDLWQLTQAVRPSTLITVPYTLFTVGDALRFYGLAKDHRLRTFLDLQLKLYSQVDTEETALLYAATALSVSQLPQGLFHLQGSMQVLSDRLVESLERDGGKLLMRHTVEKITVENNQATAVVIRNQKTGEICTEIVDHVVANVTVQNLVQLLGEKTPSGYKNRVEKLPQASGAFVVYLGVDISAIPPDCPPHLQFLYDVDGPIGENNSLFVSVSHPGDGRAPDGKATIIASSFVDPAPWWETHNYQGLKQKYTEDAIARLAEYFYLKPETIIHQEAATPRTFAHYTARDRGIVGGIGQRIPTFGPFGFANRTPIDHLWLVGDSTHPGEGTAGVSYSALTVVRQIEAKSQHKY; this is translated from the coding sequence ATGCCTAATATTTCTACTCACAAAACCAAATCCCGCGTTGCTGTCATCGGTGCAGGGATAGGCGGACTGACTGCGGCTGCATTATTAGCCCATCGGGGTTACAGCGTTTTAGTCTTAGACCAAGCCCTGGTTCCGGGGGGTTGTGCTTCCACATTTCAACGTCGCGGATTTACCTTTGATGTGGGGGCGACTCAGGTAGCAGGATTAGAACCAGGGGGAATTCATCACCGCATATTCTCAGAATTAGGGATAGATTTACCAGCAGCGACACCTTGTGACCCCGCTTGTGCTGTGTATTTACCTGGGGAAAGTACACCGATTAATGTTTGGCGTGACCAAAAGAAATGGCGAGAGGAACGCCAAAAACAATTTCCTGGGAGTGAACCTTTTTGGCAAATGATGGCGGTGTTATTTGAAGCTAGTTGGCAATTCCAAGGACGTGACCCAGTTTTACCTCCCCGCAGTTTATGGGATTTATGGCAATTAACTCAAGCGGTACGCCCTAGTACATTAATTACCGTACCCTATACATTATTTACTGTGGGCGATGCTTTACGCTTTTACGGACTTGCTAAAGACCATCGTCTGAGAACGTTTTTGGATTTGCAATTAAAGCTATATTCTCAGGTGGATACTGAGGAGACGGCTTTACTTTATGCTGCTACGGCGTTGAGTGTTTCCCAATTACCCCAAGGTTTATTTCACCTCCAGGGTAGTATGCAGGTGTTAAGCGATCGCCTGGTTGAATCCTTAGAACGAGATGGTGGTAAGTTATTAATGCGCCACACTGTAGAAAAAATCACGGTGGAAAATAACCAAGCGACTGCTGTAGTGATTAGAAATCAGAAAACAGGCGAAATCTGCACAGAAATTGTAGACCATGTAGTTGCTAACGTCACCGTGCAGAACTTAGTGCAACTATTGGGAGAAAAAACACCCTCTGGCTATAAAAATCGGGTGGAAAAATTGCCCCAAGCGTCGGGCGCGTTTGTCGTGTATTTAGGGGTAGATATCAGCGCCATTCCCCCAGATTGTCCTCCCCACTTACAATTTCTCTATGATGTCGATGGACCGATTGGGGAAAATAATTCTTTGTTCGTTTCCGTTAGTCATCCCGGAGATGGACGCGCCCCAGATGGGAAAGCGACAATTATCGCTTCATCCTTTGTCGATCCTGCACCGTGGTGGGAAACCCATAATTATCAAGGACTTAAACAGAAGTATACAGAAGATGCGATCGCCCGTCTAGCAGAATACTTCTACCTCAAACCAGAAACCATCATTCATCAAGAAGCCGCCACACCCCGCACCTTTGCTCATTACACAGCACGCGATCGCGGTATAGTTGGCGGTATTGGTCAAAGAATACCCACCTTTGGCCCCTTTGGATTTGCCAATCGCACACCCATCGACCATTTATGGTTAGTCGGTGATTCCACTCATCCCGGAGAAGGTACTGCTGGGGTAAGTTACTCAGCCCTAACAGTTGTGAGACAAATTGAGGCGAAATCTCAGCACAAATACTAA
- a CDS encoding type II toxin-antitoxin system VapC family toxin: MQFVFADTGYWVALLNPHDDLHKKAVQLSKAVQPAHIVTSEMVLTEVLNDFSDRGDYFRQAAVKLIEQLYEHPNTTIIPQTSNQFQAALKLYEQRPDKAWSQTDCVSFKIMEEQIIYDALAYDKHFQQAGYTALMRNCQV, encoded by the coding sequence ATGCAGTTTGTGTTTGCAGATACAGGGTACTGGGTAGCTTTGCTTAATCCTCATGATGATTTACATAAAAAAGCTGTACAACTTTCAAAAGCTGTACAGCCTGCTCATATTGTTACAAGTGAAATGGTGTTAACCGAAGTCCTAAATGACTTTTCAGACAGAGGTGATTATTTTCGTCAAGCTGCTGTCAAGCTTATCGAACAACTTTACGAACATCCAAACACAACCATCATTCCTCAAACAAGTAATCAGTTTCAGGCTGCATTAAAGCTTTACGAGCAAAGACCAGATAAAGCTTGGAGTCAAACTGATTGCGTGTCCTTTAAAATTATGGAGGAGCAAATTATTTATGATGCGCTTGCTTATGATAAACATTTCCAGCAAGCAGGTTACACAGCTTTGATGCGGAATTGTCAGGTGTGA